Proteins from a single region of Belliella baltica DSM 15883:
- a CDS encoding DUF4268 domain-containing protein — translation MYSKAEKSKIRKDFWTAFGQYMKPVPSETGVRVNWSNYKTGIKHIFFRMEAENDFASIGIEINHPDIELQQLFFEQFVEFKNLLQSEIGEKWNWELHHEDEFGKISSKIYIILLDANVMDGNDWSKIISFLKPRIIALDAFWANMKPAFEEL, via the coding sequence ATGTACAGTAAGGCAGAAAAATCTAAAATCAGGAAAGATTTTTGGACGGCATTTGGTCAATATATGAAGCCTGTACCCTCAGAAACGGGGGTTCGCGTCAATTGGTCCAATTATAAAACTGGCATCAAACATATTTTTTTCAGAATGGAAGCGGAAAATGATTTCGCCTCTATTGGTATTGAAATCAATCACCCAGATATTGAATTACAACAGTTATTTTTTGAGCAGTTTGTCGAATTCAAAAACCTCCTTCAATCTGAAATTGGAGAAAAATGGAACTGGGAGTTACATCACGAAGATGAATTTGGAAAGATCAGCTCTAAAATCTACATCATCCTACTTGACGCAAATGTGATGGATGGGAATGATTGGTCAAAAATCATTTCCTTCCTCAAGCCACGAATTATTGCCCTCGATGCTTTTTGGGCAAATATGAAACCTGCTTTTGAGGAGCTCTGA
- a CDS encoding DUF6503 family protein — MKYALIYLLGAFLLFSCDPKSEAEKIIDQSIAAHGGTKFESSRISFDFRDRSYQIFKSPSAYEYIRSFSDSTGQVKDVLNNSGFTRFVNEEKVELEEKREKAFTNSVNSVAYFAYLPYGLNDPAVFKNLVGETEMDGNKYHVIKVTFSEEGGGEDFDDEFLYWINQETFLVDYLAYSYHTDGGGVRFRKAIKKHEIGGLILQDYENYKPADETVPVEEMEALYKAGELELLSEILLENVVVE, encoded by the coding sequence ATGAAATACGCTTTAATTTATTTACTGGGAGCATTTTTGCTCTTCTCCTGTGATCCAAAATCGGAAGCTGAAAAAATCATTGATCAATCGATTGCCGCACATGGGGGGACCAAGTTTGAGTCTTCCAGAATCAGTTTTGACTTCCGAGATCGATCTTATCAAATATTCAAATCACCATCTGCTTATGAATATATCAGGTCATTTTCGGATAGTACAGGCCAAGTGAAAGATGTGTTGAATAACTCAGGATTTACACGGTTTGTAAACGAGGAGAAAGTTGAGTTGGAAGAAAAAAGAGAGAAAGCTTTTACTAATTCTGTCAATTCTGTAGCCTACTTTGCTTACTTGCCCTATGGCTTAAATGATCCTGCTGTTTTCAAAAATCTTGTGGGGGAAACAGAAATGGATGGTAACAAATACCATGTGATCAAAGTGACTTTCTCTGAAGAGGGTGGAGGCGAAGATTTCGATGATGAATTTTTATATTGGATCAATCAGGAAACCTTTTTGGTGGATTATTTGGCTTATTCCTACCATACAGATGGTGGAGGAGTTCGCTTCCGCAAAGCAATCAAAAAACATGAAATCGGCGGCCTGATTCTTCAAGATTACGAAAACTACAAGCCAGCTGATGAAACTGTTCCCGTCGAAGAAATGGAAGCATTGTATAAAGCAGGTGAATTGGAATTACTCTCTGAAATCTTGTTAGAGAACGTAGTGGTGGAGTAG